The uncultured Desulfobulbus sp. genome window below encodes:
- a CDS encoding GNAT family N-acetyltransferase has product MEYEQNWQEKYNDMIATPDQALRNLKAGQRVFIGTGCGAPQELIAAMTKRARGLTNVEVIQLITKGDAPYANKKMSDSFAINAFFISSNVRSVIQEGFGDYTPILLSDVPKLFDSGSLPIDVALIQVTPPDSNGRVSLGISVDIVRSAIDNASLVIAEVNPNMPWTHGDTLVEVFDLDILVPVDQPILERVADPPNPISRKIAQTVAALIPNGSTVELGLGRVPGYGRIPQVVMEFLHDRKDIGFHTEMISDTIIPLIEAGAVTGAMKSIDRGKITASFCMGTKRLYDYIHDNPLFSFRPTEYINDANVIGKHKRFIAVNMALEIDLTGQVCSDSVGGKFYSGIGGQIDFNRGAAKSEGGRAIITLPSLNKEGNESRIVCTLQPGSGVVINRASVHYVVTEYGVAYLHGKSIQERVMALISVAHPDFREQLFRDAVAAKYLRPDLARFGNRFLLPAEESVRANLLLADGTEVNFRSIKPTDEPHMRDLIYNLSQETIYYRFMSRQQRFTPRQIQDFVYIDHRRDVAVVGTLPEAHGDQIIAVGTYYLNEKTNLAEVAFVVRDGWQNKRLGTYMFKHLTKIAKRNGITGFTAEVLRENERMQNVFNHSGLKVTSHLEDGVYSFNMEF; this is encoded by the coding sequence ATGGAATATGAACAGAACTGGCAGGAAAAATACAATGACATGATCGCCACTCCGGATCAGGCCCTGAGGAATCTCAAGGCCGGTCAACGGGTGTTCATCGGGACGGGGTGCGGCGCTCCCCAGGAACTCATTGCCGCCATGACCAAGCGGGCCCGGGGATTGACCAATGTCGAGGTGATTCAGCTGATCACCAAGGGTGATGCGCCCTATGCCAACAAAAAGATGTCGGACTCCTTTGCTATCAACGCCTTTTTTATCAGCTCTAACGTCCGCTCGGTGATCCAGGAGGGGTTTGGCGATTATACCCCCATTCTCCTCTCCGATGTCCCCAAGCTCTTCGATTCGGGCAGTTTGCCCATTGATGTGGCCCTGATTCAGGTCACCCCACCCGATAGTAACGGTCGGGTCAGTCTGGGTATTTCTGTTGATATCGTCCGCAGTGCCATTGATAATGCCTCGCTGGTCATTGCCGAGGTCAATCCCAACATGCCCTGGACCCATGGCGACACCCTGGTCGAGGTCTTTGATCTGGATATACTGGTACCGGTTGATCAGCCCATTCTCGAGCGGGTGGCTGATCCTCCCAATCCTATCAGCCGCAAGATCGCCCAGACCGTGGCGGCCCTCATTCCCAATGGGTCCACTGTGGAGCTGGGCTTGGGGCGCGTTCCCGGGTATGGCCGTATCCCCCAGGTGGTGATGGAGTTTCTCCATGATCGCAAGGATATCGGTTTTCATACTGAGATGATCTCCGACACCATTATTCCCCTGATCGAAGCGGGGGCGGTTACCGGTGCCATGAAATCCATTGATCGGGGCAAGATTACCGCCTCGTTCTGTATGGGCACCAAGCGGCTGTATGACTATATTCATGATAATCCGCTTTTTAGTTTTCGCCCCACAGAATACATCAATGATGCCAACGTCATTGGTAAGCATAAGCGGTTTATAGCCGTCAATATGGCCCTGGAGATCGATCTTACCGGCCAGGTCTGTTCGGATTCGGTGGGGGGCAAGTTTTACTCCGGTATCGGCGGTCAGATCGACTTTAACCGCGGCGCGGCGAAATCCGAGGGCGGTCGGGCAATTATTACCCTGCCCTCACTCAATAAGGAGGGCAATGAGTCGCGTATTGTCTGTACCCTGCAACCTGGCTCTGGTGTTGTTATCAACCGGGCCAGTGTGCATTATGTCGTGACCGAGTATGGTGTGGCCTACCTTCACGGTAAATCCATCCAGGAGCGGGTGATGGCGCTCATCTCTGTTGCTCATCCTGATTTCCGGGAACAGCTCTTTCGCGATGCGGTTGCGGCTAAATACCTGCGTCCTGATCTTGCCCGTTTTGGTAACCGCTTCCTCTTGCCCGCAGAGGAATCGGTTCGGGCCAACCTGCTTCTGGCCGATGGGACTGAGGTCAACTTCCGTTCGATCAAGCCCACGGATGAGCCGCATATGCGTGATCTTATCTACAATCTCAGTCAGGAGACCATCTACTACCGGTTTATGAGTCGCCAGCAGCGGTTCACCCCCCGTCAGATTCAGGATTTTGTCTATATCGACCATCGCCGGGACGTGGCGGTTGTCGGTACCTTGCCTGAGGCCCATGGCGACCAGATTATTGCGGTGGGCACCTATTATCTGAACGAAAAGACCAACCTGGCCGAGGTGGCCTTTGTTGTCCGAGACGGCTGGCAGAACAAGCGGCTTGGGACCTACATGTTCAAACATCTGACCAAGATAGCCAAGCGAAACGGCATTACCGGCTTCACCGCAGAGGTTCTAAGAGAAAACGAGCGTATGCAGAATGTGTTCAACCATTCCGGACTCAAGGTAACCAGCCACCTGGAAGATGGTGTTTATAGTTTCAACATGGAATTCTGA